The DNA segment AGAGCGTGGAAGGACCCAAGGGCCTCCAGAGCTGCAGCGGTGGCAACGCCCAGTACGCCGAGCTGGACGACGACTCGAAGGGCTGGGCCGTCACACCGGTGTCCTCGACCACTGAATTCAAGTGGACGCTGACCGCACAGCACGCCACCAGCACCTGGCAGTACTTCGTCGGCGGGCAGAAGATCGCCGAGTTCGACGATCACGGTGCGAAGCCCGGAGCGACCGTCACCCACTCGGTGAATTTCGGCGGCCTGAAGGGCAAGCAGAAGGTCCTGGCCGTATGGAACATCGCGGACACCAGTAACGCCTTCTACACGTGCATCGACGTGAACGTCGGCTGACGCGGACACCGCACCGGCACCGTACGCCCGGTAGCGCGCGGGTGGGTCCCTGCCCAGGACAGCCAGGGGCCCACCCGCGCCGGGCCGGTACGAGACC comes from the Streptomyces sp. NBC_01471 genome and includes:
- a CDS encoding lytic polysaccharide monooxygenase auxiliary activity family 9 protein, which gives rise to MHAKRKTASILGAILAPVLAVSLPAGSASAHGYVSSPPSRQAQCAAHTVSCGAITYEPQSVEGPKGLQSCSGGNAQYAELDDDSKGWAVTPVSSTTEFKWTLTAQHATSTWQYFVGGQKIAEFDDHGAKPGATVTHSVNFGGLKGKQKVLAVWNIADTSNAFYTCIDVNVG